AAGATATCACCCAAAGGAGTAGGCATCCCGGCTCCGTAGGAATACACTTTATTGGGCCCGTTTTCATCCTCGGAAAAATAATAGGTAGTAGCCGTATTCAGCTCAATAAAAAACTTGTATTTGGCCTTGTTCAAGGTTGAGTCTGGAGCGATCACATTGATATTAAAGGGCTCGTTGCCATAGACCTCGGAATTGATAATATTCCCCAAGGAAACTATCTTTATATTGGTACCCAGTTCCTTGACAACCTCTATATAGTTGGAACGCGATCCCAATATTTGGATTTCGTCCTCAATTTCGCGGGAATTACCGGATAAAATATCCAAATCCTTGAAAACGCTCAGTTCGCTAGTGGCATTTTTCTCTTGAACCACCTGTATTTGGGAACTAATCTTATACTCAGGAATGGTATATCGGATATTTATATAGGCCAGAACCAAAGCAATGATGGCAGACAATAAGAACCACTTCCATTTGCTTAGATACACATTCAATACGTCACTTAAACTGTCGTACTTCTTAAAGGGATCGTTCATATAGTATAAATCTTTTTTTCAGTAATAAGTAAAATACCAAAAACAAAGGTTAATTTCTAGTTAGTAAGATTACAGTAGAGGTAATTAATACAGAGGCTATAGATACTAGAATAGAGGCCCTGTTATCCAAGTTGGATGTTCTCACAGCGGAATTATTGGGTTCTACGTAGACCACATCGTTCTGTGTTAGATAGTATACCGGGGAATTCAAAGCTTCCTTTTTGGTAAGATCAATTCTGTTGTACACCTTGGTTCCATTAAAATCCCGTATGACCAACACATTGTCTCTTTCCCCTTTAATATCCAAATCCCCGGCAAGTCCCAGGGCTTGGAAGATGGTAATCTGTTCTCCGTTTACCGGATAGGTGCCAGGATTACGTACCTGTCCCAAAACGGTCACAACAAAGTTGTTCAAACGAATATTAATTATTGGATCCTTCAGATAAGGTGACAGCTTTTCCTTCAATAACACTTGGGCTTCCTGTGGCGTCAGTCCTAAAATTTTAACACTTCCAATGACTGGAAAGTCTATGTTTCCGTCCTTGTTAACGATGTAATCGATTTGTTCTGGAATAAAACCTCCCTGCTGGGAGCCCCGGAATAAATTGAAGGGCATACTCGCTTCTGGGTCCAAGGTGGAAACATTGATA
Above is a window of Maribacter algicola DNA encoding:
- a CDS encoding polysaccharide biosynthesis/export family protein, whose translation is MNYRKILTSLILILLLGSCASKKDLVYFNDANDFETLVGDNLYAYKFKTNDLVSINVSTLDPEASMPFNLFRGSQQGGFIPEQIDYIVNKDGNIDFPVIGSVKILGLTPQEAQVLLKEKLSPYLKDPIINIRLNNFVVTVLGQVRNPGTYPVNGEQITIFQALGLAGDLDIKGERDNVLVIRDFNGTKVYNRIDLTKKEALNSPVYYLTQNDVVYVEPNNSAVRTSNLDNRASILVSIASVLITSTVILLTRN